Proteins from a genomic interval of Lolium perenne isolate Kyuss_39 chromosome 1, Kyuss_2.0, whole genome shotgun sequence:
- the LOC127342491 gene encoding germin-like protein 5-1 — protein sequence MAAMLLLVATLVALGSGRGDAFDPNPLQDFCVADTTSKVRVNGLSCKDPAAVVPDDFFFSGVDKLGGTASKRYGFSALSVPIPGLNTLGQSHARVDVAPGGVFPPHYHPRASETAVVLEGSVYFGFLSSYPDNKLFAKVLRKGDVFAVPHGLVHFLYNNGTAPAAIYATLSSQNPGLVLLGDALFAGALPDDLLAKTLLTDKHTVDHIAANFRRS from the exons ATGGCTGCGATGTTGCTCTTAGTGGCCACGCTCGTCGCTCTCGGCTCCGGCCGTGGAGACGCCTTCGACCCCAACCCTCTCCAAGACTTCTGCGTCGCCGACACCACATCCAAAG TGCGCGTGAATGGCCTGTCGTGCAAGGATCCGGCGGCCGTGGTACCCGacgacttcttcttctccggcgtcgACAAGCTGGGCGGCACGGCCAGCAAGCGCTACGGGTTCTCCGCGCTGTCCGTGCCCATCCCGGGCCTCAACACCCTGGGCCAGTCGCACGCCCGCGTGGACGTCGCGCCGGGGGGCGTCTTCCCGCCGCATTACCACCCCAGGGCCTCCGAGACGGCCGTCGTGCTCGAGGGCTCCGTCTACTTCGGCTTCCTCTCCTCCTACCCGGACAACAAGCTCTTCGCCAAGGTGCTCCGCAAGGGCGACGTCTTCGCCGTCCCGCACGGCCTCGTGCATTTCCTCTACAACAACGGCACCGCGCCCGCCGCCATCTACGCAACGCTCAGCAGCCAGAACCCCGGCCTGGTGCTCCTCGGCGACGCGCTCTTTGCCGGGGCGCTCCCGGACGATCTCCTCGCCAAAACGCTCCTCACGGATAAGCATACCGTGGACCACATCGCCGCAAACTTCAGGCGGTCTTAA
- the LOC127295543 gene encoding 18 kDa seed maturation protein, translating into MQAGKSAMEATKEAAANVGASAYSGMEKTRAAVQGQAEKATAHNASDKEAAEVRMRERVRGAEEEKQHAMLANAAAKERASAGTYHQSQGAPGIVPGGGPTGGNVEDGVAESRPVGLATGTGRPSAAHNPHVGSDFPQARGTGGQYQ; encoded by the coding sequence ATGCAGGCCGGGAAGAGCGCCATGGAAGCCACCAAGGAGGCTGCCGCCAACGTCGGCGCCTCGGCGTACTCCGGCATGGAGAAGACCCGGGCCGCCGTCCAGGGGCAGGCGGAGAAGGCCACGGCGCACAACGCGTCCGACAAGGAGGCGGCGGAGGTGAGGATGCGGGAGCGCGTGCGGGGAGCGGAGGAGGAGAAGCAGCACGCCATGCTCGCCAACGCCGCCGCCAAGGAGCGGGCCAGCGCCGGGACGTATCACCAGTCGCAGGGCGCGCCGGGGATCGTGCCGGGCGGCGGCCCGACTGGTGGCAACGTCGAGGACGGCGTCGCGGAGAGCCGGCCGGTCGGCCTGGCGACGGGCACCGGGAGGCCCAGCGCCGCGCATAACCCGCATGTTGGAAGCGACTTCCCGCAGGCGCGCGGCACCGGTGGGCAGTACCAGTGA
- the LOC127295552 gene encoding IQ domain-containing protein IQM1 — protein MGLYHRAWSELLGTEISNPGIDGINMVNKISSPRDEKEKNIKTKAISKGRLMHSLSFKEWQRGQNATCPVELKSMPAAISIVNDRRNSDLSMASTPKVSSSPKCELDAAAVKVQKVYKSYRTRRNLADCAVVVEELWWKALDFASLKHSSISFFNGEKPETAASRWARARTRAAKVGKGLSKNGKAQKLALQHWLEAIDPRHRYGHNLHIYYDVWSMSESTEPFFYWLDVGEGKEINLEKCPRSKLQNQCIKYLGPQERQQYEVVVKSGKLVVKQTGVLVHSSDDSKWIFVLSTTKAFYVGQKKKGSFQHSSFLAGGAITAAGRLVVKDGILKAIWPYSGHYLPTEENFRDFVRYLQENGVDLTDVKKGAIDNDDEYLSKLDTEPEQNRHNKAAAATAAAVAEDLTAMESEDVRTGDTDHGTTDYGDMSEPEDSVATPANSHATDTEEEEELNDVSEQSPSATADGSKNHLTCRWSTGTGPRIRCVRDYPQDLQSRALEHVNLSPRLAGSPSRKRDPVPSPRPSPGMILSPRLSSVGFQPRTVSLKLPDFKRSRLQ, from the exons ATGGGATTGTATCATCGCGCATGGTCTGAACTACTTGGTACAGAGATCTCCAACCCAGGGATAGACGGAATCAACATGGTGAACAAAATCTCTTCTCCTAGGGATGAAAAAGAGAAGAACATCAAAACGAAAGCAATCTCCAAGGGCAGGCTGATGCACTCACTGAGCTTCAAAGAATGGCAAAGAGGACAGAACGCCACATGTCCAGTGGAGCTTAAGAGCATGCCGGCTGCGATAAGCATTGTCAATGACCGGAGAAATTCTGATCTTTCCATGGCATCGACCCCCAAAGTTTCATCCAGTCCCAAGTGTGAACTTGATGCCGCAGCTGTGAAGGTTCAGAAAGTTTACAAGAGTTACAGGACCAGGCGAAACCTCGCTGATTGCGCGGTCGTCGTAGAAGAGCTATG GTGGAAAGCACTGGACTTTGCATCACTCAAGCACAGCTCGATATCATTCTTCAACGGCGAAAAGCCCGAAACCGCAGCGTCACGGTGGGCGAGGGCAAGGACAAGGGCTGCTAAG GTTGGCAAGGGGTTATCGAAGAACGGGAAAGCTCAGAAGCTGGCATTGCAGCACTGGCTCGAAGCT ATTGATCCGAGGCATCGATATGGGCACAATttgcatatctattatgatgtatGGTCCATGAGTGAGAGTACAGAACCATTTTTCTATTG GTTAGACGTTGGGGAGGGCAAAGAAATAAATCTTGAGAAGTGCCCCAGGAGTAAACTTCAGAACCAGTGCATCAAGTACCTTGGGCCA CAAGAAAGGCAGCAGTATGAAGTTGTTGTGAAGAGTGGTAAACTTGTCGTCAAACAAACTGGGGTTCTTGTGCACAGTTCAGATGACTCCAAGTGGATTTTCGTCCTCAGCACCACGAAAGCATTCTATGTTGGCCAG AAGAAGAAAGGATCGTTTCAACACTCTAGTTTTCTAGCTGGTGGAGCAATAACGGCTGCTGGAAGATTAGTGGTCAAAGACGGAATTTTAAAG GCAATATGGCCATACAGTGGTCACTACCTTCCAACGGAAGAGAACTTCAGAGACTTCGTCCGCTACCTTCAGGAGAACGGCGTCGACCTCACCGATGTCAAG AAGGGTGCAATCGACAATGATGACGAGTACCTGAGCAAACTTGACACCGAGCCTGAACAAAATCGGCACAACAAAGCAGCAGCTGCAACTGCAGCTGCAGTTGCTGAAGATCTCACCGCGATGGAGTCTGAAGACGTTCGCACCGGCGACACAGACCACGGAACCACCGACTACGGTGACATGAGCGAACCCGAGGACAGCGTTGCCACCCCGGCGAACTCGCACGCCACCgacaccgaagaagaagaagaactgaACGATGTTTCAGAGCAGAGCCCGTCGGCAACTGCCGACGGGAGCAAGAACCACCTGACGTGCCGGTGGTCGACGGGCACAGGCCCACGCATTCGGTGCGTGCGCGACTACCCGCAGGACCTCCAGTCCAGGGCCCTCGAGCACGTCAACCTCTCGCCGAGACTCGCCGGCTCGCCGTCCAGGAAGAGGGACCCCGTCCCCTCGCCGCGCCCCAGCCCGGGGATGATACTGTCGCCAAGGCTCTCCTCCGTCGGGTTTCAGCCCCGCACGGTGTCCCTCAAGCTCCCGGACTTCAAGAGGAGCAGATTGCAGTGA